In Lewinellaceae bacterium, a single window of DNA contains:
- the rpsF gene encoding 30S ribosomal protein S6, protein MKNYEVTFIVDPVLSGEEIKATAQTYVEHLKSEGCKIVHVDEMGLRQMAYPINKRTSGVYYCVEFEAPNGEFIVKMELALRRDERIMRFLTVTLDKYGVKYNADKRAGKIGKVSKKKKPADDGKKDGRRDDRRDNRRDDRRDNRDNRDSRPARPAQEAPRPAKAPAKAEPAKAAAAAAVEEEE, encoded by the coding sequence ATGAAGAATTACGAAGTAACCTTCATCGTAGACCCTGTGCTGTCGGGGGAAGAGATCAAAGCGACAGCTCAGACATATGTCGAACACCTCAAATCGGAGGGGTGCAAAATCGTACATGTGGACGAAATGGGTTTGCGCCAGATGGCCTACCCGATCAACAAACGCACGTCAGGGGTCTACTACTGCGTTGAATTTGAAGCGCCGAACGGCGAATTTATTGTCAAGATGGAGCTGGCCCTGCGCCGCGACGAGCGCATCATGCGCTTCCTGACCGTCACGCTGGATAAGTACGGCGTGAAGTACAACGCCGACAAACGCGCCGGCAAAATCGGCAAGGTGAGCAAGAAAAAGAAGCCTGCCGACGACGGCAAAAAGGATGGCCGCCGGGACGACAGGCGCGACAACCGCCGGGACGACAGGAGGGACAACCGGGACAACCGGGACAGCCGGCCTGCCAGGCCAGCCCAGGAGGCTCCCCGGCCAGCTAAAGCTCCTGCTAAAGCAGAACCTGCTAAAGCCGCCGCTGCAGCCGCTGTTGAAGAAGAGGAATAA
- a CDS encoding 30S ribosomal protein S18: MASRDDIKFLSNPKIGQKRKKYCRFRKFGIKYIDYKDPDFLMQFVNEQGKILPRRITGNSLKYQRKVATAIKRARHLAMLPYVADLLK, from the coding sequence ATGGCTTCAAGAGACGATATTAAGTTTCTCAGCAACCCCAAGATCGGGCAAAAGCGCAAGAAGTACTGCCGCTTTCGCAAATTCGGTATCAAGTATATCGATTACAAGGATCCGGATTTCCTGATGCAGTTTGTCAATGAGCAGGGCAAAATCCTGCCGCGCCGCATCACCGGCAACTCGCTGAAATACCAGCGCAAAGTGGCTACCGCTATCAAGCGTGCCCGCCACCTGGCCATGTTGCCTTATGTAGCGGACCTGCTCAAGTAA
- a CDS encoding 50S ribosomal protein L9 — MDIILLEDIEKVGDKHEVVSVKPGYARNYLIPQGLALVANDTNRGKLDDIKRKAAEELAARKAEFEEIAAKLEGQVLKIGAKAGTSGKIFGSVTNVQISAALKDQLDIEVDRRKIKLPEEIKVLGDYTIDLDLHPEVPIKLNFEVVEE; from the coding sequence ATGGATATTATTCTGCTCGAAGATATAGAGAAGGTAGGCGACAAGCACGAGGTCGTAAGCGTTAAGCCGGGATACGCCCGCAACTACCTCATTCCCCAGGGATTGGCCCTGGTGGCCAACGACACCAACCGGGGCAAACTGGACGACATCAAGCGCAAGGCGGCCGAAGAACTGGCTGCCCGCAAGGCGGAGTTCGAAGAGATTGCCGCCAAACTGGAAGGCCAGGTGCTCAAGATCGGCGCCAAAGCCGGCACCAGCGGCAAAATTTTTGGTAGCGTGACCAACGTTCAAATCTCCGCTGCCCTCAAAGACCAGCTCGACATCGAAGTCGACCGCCGGAAGATCAAACTGCCGGAAGAAATTAAAGTGCTGGGCGACTATACGATCGACCTGGACCTCCACCCCGAGGTGCCCATCAAATTGAACTTTGAAGTGGTAGAAGAATAA
- a CDS encoding ATP-binding protein, whose protein sequence is MKYPIGIQDFRKLREGGYVYVDKTEQIHQILRSGNYYFLSRPRRFGKSLLLSTMKELYSGSRELFEGLWVEEHWDWGQANPVIWLKFSSQGVKTMGLVPAIGKMLGETAHSLGFSLKETQYDLRFKELIQKAAKSSKAVLLIDEYDKPIIDYMDDVEQAEANREVLKNFYSVLKDSDPYLELVFITGVSAFSKVSIFSDLNNLKNLSLHKDASELLGITSNELETYFDSTIRQIAERQKVEAEVLFEKVKGWYNGYSWDGINKLYNPFSLLNFLDGEKFHNFWFATGTPTFLVKEMRKQRYYDIDRVEVSESQLSAFDFQNLDPITVLFQTGYLTIDFYDERFRTYRLRYPNEEVRFSLQQYLLNAYRDTLSGNALAPAVAITKALEAKDIGRVIEAINTTFSSIPYDLWQRENEHFYHALIHLMFSLLGTYIQSEVHTSKGRCDAVVQTADHIYGFEFKLDKTAGEALQQIKDKGYLAPYLDSPKQKIAVGINFSTKEKRVVEWLVEEG, encoded by the coding sequence ATGAAATACCCCATCGGCATACAGGATTTCAGGAAGCTGCGCGAAGGCGGCTATGTTTACGTGGATAAGACCGAGCAAATCCACCAGATTCTTCGGAGCGGGAATTATTATTTTCTGTCCCGCCCCCGGCGCTTCGGCAAGTCTTTGTTGTTGTCGACGATGAAGGAACTGTACTCTGGAAGCCGGGAACTTTTTGAGGGTTTGTGGGTGGAGGAACATTGGGATTGGGGGCAGGCGAATCCGGTGATCTGGCTTAAATTTAGTAGCCAGGGGGTTAAAACTATGGGGCTAGTACCAGCGATTGGCAAGATGTTGGGAGAAACTGCCCATAGCCTGGGGTTTAGCCTGAAAGAAACACAATATGACCTGAGGTTTAAAGAACTCATTCAAAAGGCTGCTAAATCCAGTAAAGCTGTCTTGCTGATTGACGAATACGACAAGCCCATTATCGACTATATGGATGATGTGGAACAGGCTGAAGCCAACCGGGAAGTGCTGAAAAACTTCTATTCCGTGCTTAAAGACAGCGACCCGTATCTGGAACTGGTATTCATCACCGGTGTTTCTGCTTTTTCCAAAGTGAGCATTTTTTCGGATTTGAATAACCTGAAAAACCTGAGCCTTCATAAGGATGCTTCTGAATTGCTCGGCATCACTTCTAATGAATTAGAAACTTATTTCGATTCCACCATTCGGCAAATAGCAGAGCGACAAAAAGTGGAAGCCGAAGTTCTTTTCGAAAAGGTTAAAGGCTGGTACAATGGATATTCCTGGGATGGAATAAACAAGCTGTATAACCCCTTTTCATTGCTTAATTTTTTGGATGGAGAGAAGTTCCATAATTTCTGGTTCGCAACGGGCACGCCTACCTTTCTGGTAAAGGAAATGCGCAAGCAGCGGTATTACGATATCGACCGGGTTGAAGTTTCCGAATCTCAGCTCTCAGCCTTTGATTTCCAAAACCTCGACCCCATCACTGTACTTTTTCAAACCGGCTACCTTACCATTGATTTTTATGATGAGCGATTCAGGACTTATCGCCTGAGGTATCCGAATGAGGAGGTCCGTTTTTCCTTACAGCAATACCTGCTCAATGCATACCGGGACACCCTATCCGGCAATGCTCTTGCGCCAGCCGTCGCCATCACCAAAGCACTGGAAGCCAAAGACATCGGAAGAGTTATAGAAGCTATCAATACCACCTTCAGCAGCATCCCCTACGATTTATGGCAAAGAGAGAACGAGCATTTCTATCATGCTCTGATTCACCTCATGTTTTCTCTTTTAGGAACTTATATTCAGTCGGAAGTGCATACGTCCAAAGGCCGCTGCGACGCCGTCGTTCAGACTGCAGATCACATCTACGGCTTTGAATTCAAGCTAGACAAGACGGCCGGGGAAGCGCTGCAACAGATCAAAGACAAAGGCTACCTGGCACCCTACCTGGATTCCCCCAAACAGAAAATCGCTGTGGGCATCAATTTTTCTACAAAAGAGAAGAGGGTGGTGGAGTGGCTGGTGGAGGAGGGCTGA
- a CDS encoding AAA family ATPase, producing the protein MSEAQKELAELSELLQLEKKEDLEQFKQIVQRLPLEERKEKGYTWYPLQVAKSGYTYGERAFVIVERHAAEGEPHHFRPGKVVNLYTRQPAVQHAERSGVIQFVDKNRMKVVLNSKDLPDWLGLGLIGLDLLFDETTYLEMEKALKKVQEAKKGRLAELRAILLGQQLPRFAPVNNPVLIPELNASQNEAVNHILAAQDVAVVHGPPGTGKTTTLVQAVRLIAQTETTILVTAPSNTAADLLTERLSEAGLEVTRIGNISRVDESIISHTLEMKLSQHPEAKNIKKVKVQAAEARRKAQRYKRTFGHEERIERRQLHHEANELSAWARQLEDRLIDQILAGSHVITATLVGASHGLLSSLKFRTVVIDEAAQALEPAAWIPIARASRVILAGDPFQLPPTVKSREAQKRGLDVTLIEKLLKRLPEVKLLNVQYRMNEAIMNFSNRRFYENALRADESVRLHRLDIENNAPVAFIDTAGCGFEEKVQAKYQSRYNPEEFLILLEHLYQLRDAFNGGPLPSIAIISPYREQVLHMQRAVAEDAGLVALPLTINTIDGFQGQERDVVYISLVRSNGKGEIGFLKDYRRMNVAMTRARKKLVVVGDSATIGNDGFYGAFLDYCEKEGLYQTAWEYMR; encoded by the coding sequence ATGTCAGAAGCACAAAAGGAACTGGCGGAGCTATCGGAGCTCCTGCAATTGGAAAAGAAGGAGGATCTGGAGCAATTCAAACAGATCGTGCAGCGGCTGCCGCTGGAAGAGCGCAAAGAAAAGGGATATACCTGGTACCCTTTGCAGGTGGCCAAGAGCGGCTACACCTACGGGGAGCGGGCTTTTGTGATTGTGGAACGCCATGCCGCCGAGGGCGAGCCGCACCACTTTCGCCCGGGCAAAGTAGTCAACCTGTACACCCGCCAGCCAGCAGTGCAGCATGCCGAGCGCAGCGGCGTGATCCAGTTTGTAGACAAAAACCGGATGAAGGTCGTGCTCAACAGCAAAGACCTTCCGGACTGGCTGGGGCTGGGCCTGATCGGCCTCGACCTGCTCTTCGACGAGACGACCTACCTGGAAATGGAAAAGGCGCTGAAGAAAGTGCAGGAAGCCAAAAAGGGCCGCCTGGCGGAGCTGCGCGCCATCTTGCTGGGGCAACAACTTCCACGCTTTGCCCCGGTAAACAACCCGGTGTTAATCCCCGAACTCAACGCCTCGCAGAACGAAGCGGTCAACCACATCCTCGCTGCCCAGGACGTAGCGGTGGTCCACGGCCCGCCCGGCACGGGCAAAACCACTACGCTGGTGCAGGCCGTCCGGCTCATAGCACAAACTGAAACCACCATTCTGGTCACCGCTCCCAGCAACACTGCCGCCGACCTGCTCACCGAGCGCCTCTCGGAGGCCGGACTGGAGGTGACGCGCATCGGCAACATCTCCCGGGTAGACGAGAGCATCATCAGCCATACCCTGGAGATGAAGCTGTCGCAGCATCCGGAAGCCAAAAACATCAAGAAAGTCAAGGTGCAGGCGGCGGAGGCGCGGCGCAAGGCCCAGCGCTACAAACGCACTTTCGGCCACGAGGAGCGCATCGAACGGCGGCAGCTCCACCATGAGGCCAACGAACTCTCCGCCTGGGCCCGCCAGTTGGAAGACCGGCTCATCGACCAGATTCTGGCTGGCTCCCATGTCATCACCGCCACCCTGGTGGGCGCCAGCCACGGCCTGCTGAGCAGCCTTAAATTCCGGACTGTCGTCATCGACGAGGCCGCCCAGGCGCTGGAGCCGGCTGCCTGGATACCTATCGCGCGGGCCTCTCGCGTCATCCTGGCGGGAGACCCATTCCAGTTGCCGCCCACCGTGAAATCGCGGGAGGCGCAGAAGCGGGGGTTGGACGTTACGCTGATCGAAAAACTGCTGAAACGCCTTCCGGAAGTGAAACTGCTCAACGTGCAATACCGCATGAACGAGGCGATCATGAACTTTTCCAACCGCCGCTTTTATGAGAATGCCCTGAGGGCGGATGAAAGCGTTCGGCTGCACCGTTTGGATATAGAAAACAACGCGCCGGTGGCCTTCATCGATACGGCGGGCTGCGGTTTCGAGGAAAAAGTACAGGCGAAATACCAGAGCCGGTACAACCCCGAGGAGTTTCTCATCCTGCTGGAGCACCTGTATCAGCTCAGGGATGCCTTCAACGGCGGCCCGCTGCCTTCCATCGCCATCATTTCCCCTTACCGGGAGCAGGTGCTGCACATGCAAAGGGCGGTGGCAGAAGACGCCGGCCTGGTCGCCCTGCCTTTAACCATCAACACCATCGACGGCTTCCAGGGGCAGGAGCGCGACGTGGTCTACATCTCCCTGGTGCGTTCGAACGGCAAAGGCGAGATCGGCTTCCTCAAAGACTATCGCCGCATGAATGTGGCCATGACCCGGGCCCGAAAGAAGCTGGTGGTGGTCGGCGACAGCGCCACCATCGGCAACGACGGCTTCTACGGAGCTTTCCTGGACTACTGCGAAAAGGAAGGGCTGTATCAGACGGCTTGGGAGTATATGCGGTAG